The following are from one region of the Nostoc cf. commune SO-36 genome:
- a CDS encoding YbaB/EbfC family nucleoid-associated protein, protein MTGKGQGFGFGLGKMKELADAFKKAQQVQEGAKRLQEELEQMEIQGESGGGLVKVIVSGNQEPKRVEISPDALGEGAEVLSDLVTVAMKEAYNKSTATMRERMEELTSGLELPGF, encoded by the coding sequence ATGACAGGTAAAGGACAGGGATTTGGCTTTGGCTTAGGAAAAATGAAGGAACTGGCTGACGCTTTTAAAAAAGCACAGCAAGTTCAAGAAGGCGCAAAGCGACTCCAAGAAGAATTGGAGCAAATGGAGATTCAAGGAGAATCTGGCGGTGGTCTAGTGAAAGTGATTGTCAGTGGCAACCAAGAACCCAAGCGGGTAGAAATTTCTCCAGATGCTCTAGGGGAAGGTGCAGAAGTACTTTCTGATCTTGTGACAGTGGCAATGAAAGAAGCCTACAACAAGTCCACAGCAACAATGCGGGAACGTATGGAAGAATTAACCAGTGGGTTGGAGTTACCTGGATTTTAG
- a CDS encoding response regulator transcription factor, whose product MPLTILVVDDDLGTRLSVSDYLELSGYSVIMANDGREALAMVDDYHPDLIVTDIIMPEMNGYELVRRVRQQPVFRLLPVILLTARIKTQERILGYQSGCDLYLPKPFELEELAAAIRNLLERSQIIQSEYRFSHKENLGISTSTKAADAHNSLSTQIQKSHLHSSLTHREQEVLELLTHGFSNADMGHQLHLSPRTVEKYVSSLLRKTSTSNRAELVRFAMKHGLVE is encoded by the coding sequence ATGCCCTTGACGATCCTTGTAGTGGATGATGATTTGGGCACTCGTCTGTCTGTTAGCGACTATCTTGAACTGTCTGGCTACTCAGTAATCATGGCTAATGATGGTCGAGAGGCTTTGGCTATGGTAGATGACTATCATCCTGATTTAATTGTCACGGACATCATCATGCCAGAAATGAATGGCTATGAACTGGTGCGTCGGGTACGTCAGCAGCCAGTGTTTCGCTTATTACCTGTAATTTTATTAACAGCCCGAATTAAGACCCAGGAAAGAATTCTAGGCTACCAGTCAGGGTGCGATTTATATTTACCTAAGCCTTTTGAATTGGAAGAGTTAGCAGCAGCAATCCGTAATCTTTTAGAGCGATCGCAAATTATTCAGTCGGAGTATCGTTTTTCTCATAAAGAGAATTTGGGCATTTCCACCTCGACAAAAGCGGCGGATGCCCATAATTCTCTATCTACTCAAATTCAAAAATCTCACCTGCACTCATCTCTAACTCATAGAGAACAAGAAGTCTTAGAGTTATTGACTCATGGTTTCTCTAATGCCGATATGGGTCATCAATTACACCTGAGTCCTCGCACAGTGGAAAAGTACGTTAGCAGTTTATTGAGGAAAACCTCAACCAGCAACCGAGCAGAATTAGTGCGTTTTGCGATGAAGCATGGTTTGGTGGAATAA
- a CDS encoding low molecular weight protein-tyrosine-phosphatase — protein MPYKLLFVCLGNICRSPSAENIMNHLIEQAGLSDANLCDSAGTSSYHIGTPPDRRMSAAAATKLGIKLRGQARQFQKSDFQDFDLILAMDQENYENILALDHTKQYQHKVRLMCEFCSRHTLKEVPDPYYGGQEGFNQVIDLLIDACEGLLTQVRS, from the coding sequence ATGCCTTACAAGTTGCTGTTTGTCTGCTTAGGTAACATCTGCCGATCGCCATCGGCAGAGAACATCATGAATCATCTAATTGAGCAGGCTGGCTTGAGCGATGCCAACCTCTGTGACTCTGCTGGTACATCTAGTTATCATATTGGTACCCCACCTGACAGACGCATGAGTGCTGCGGCGGCTACTAAGTTGGGGATTAAACTACGTGGTCAAGCACGCCAGTTTCAAAAATCAGACTTTCAAGACTTTGATTTGATTTTGGCGATGGATCAAGAAAATTATGAGAACATCCTCGCTCTTGATCACACTAAGCAATATCAGCATAAAGTTCGTTTGATGTGCGAGTTTTGCTCTCGACACACTCTCAAGGAAGTTCCAGACCCATATTACGGTGGTCAAGAGGGATTTAATCAGGTTATTGATTTACTGATCGATGCTTGTGAAGGTCTGCTTACACAAGTTAGGAGTTAG
- the murB gene encoding UDP-N-acetylmuramate dehydrogenase, translated as MTISQAAGNVCTVSALNTKKQQTTNSVESEVIYLPNTDCAIKPQASLSAFTSYRVGGAADLYVSPRNLEALQASLKYAKEHDLKVTTLGAGSNLLVSDGGISGLVIATRHLRFSNFDPQTGQLTVAAGESIPSLAWAAAELGWQGLEWAVGIPGTAGGAVVMNAGAHNSCIADMLVSAEVLSPDGTLETLTPEQLGYSYRTSLLQGGESPSERLRQRIVTQATLQLAPGADPAKVVAITKQHKKHRLSTQPYNFPSCGSVFRNPKPYSAGWLIEQTGLKGYQIGGAQVALLHANFIVNRGGAKASDIFCLIRHIQHQVQERWSINLEPEVKMLGEFQSACG; from the coding sequence ATGACAATTTCCCAGGCAGCTGGAAACGTCTGCACAGTTTCTGCTTTGAATACAAAGAAACAACAAACAACTAATTCGGTGGAGAGTGAAGTAATTTACTTACCTAATACTGATTGTGCGATTAAGCCTCAGGCTTCTTTGTCAGCGTTCACTTCCTATAGAGTTGGAGGAGCGGCTGATTTATACGTTTCCCCCCGAAACTTAGAAGCACTGCAAGCAAGTCTTAAATACGCAAAAGAGCATGATTTAAAAGTGACAACACTGGGAGCAGGTTCTAACTTGCTGGTGAGCGATGGGGGCATATCAGGCTTAGTCATTGCTACTCGTCATCTCCGCTTTAGCAACTTTGACCCACAGACAGGTCAATTAACTGTTGCAGCCGGAGAATCAATTCCCAGTTTGGCATGGGCAGCAGCCGAATTAGGTTGGCAAGGATTAGAGTGGGCTGTTGGCATTCCTGGAACAGCAGGAGGTGCTGTGGTGATGAATGCAGGGGCACATAATAGCTGTATCGCAGATATGTTAGTTAGTGCTGAGGTACTTTCACCCGATGGTACGCTGGAAACTCTTACCCCGGAACAGTTAGGTTATAGCTACCGGACTTCATTATTGCAAGGTGGCGAGTCTCCTTCGGAGAGGCTTCGCCAACGCATAGTCACCCAAGCCACCTTACAACTCGCGCCAGGTGCTGACCCAGCAAAAGTTGTGGCAATCACAAAACAACATAAAAAGCATCGGTTAAGCACCCAACCATATAACTTTCCTAGTTGTGGTAGTGTGTTCCGCAATCCTAAACCTTACAGCGCTGGCTGGTTAATTGAACAAACTGGTCTCAAAGGCTACCAAATTGGTGGAGCGCAAGTAGCACTACTCCACGCTAATTTTATCGTTAACCGTGGTGGGGCAAAAGCTAGCGACATCTTCTGTCTCATTCGCCACATCCAACATCAGGTACAAGAACGTTGGTCTATTAATTTAGAGCCAGAAGTCAAAATGCTTGGAGAGTTTCAAAGTGCTTGTGGATAA